The Perca flavescens isolate YP-PL-M2 chromosome 23, PFLA_1.0, whole genome shotgun sequence genome has a window encoding:
- the ntf3 gene encoding neurotrophin-3 gives MVTFITILQVNLVMSILLYVMVLVYLYGIQATNMDSSRQGQQQQPSPDPLNSLIIQLLQADLTRGKTRGNQSQQGRSRDTEPREMLPPLLSANFPLEEQGDAEQWGTGARSGGSSDGVAVDQQVMLLNSDLLRQHKRYNSPRVLLSDRLPLQPPPLYLADDYVSGGLDGAAGNKTRKKRYAEHKSYRGEYSVCDSESQWVTDKTQAVDTRGDPVTVLGKIKTSATQDIKQYFYETRCRTPRPFKGGCRGIDDKNWNSQCKTTQTYVRALTQVRNSVGWRWIRIDTSCVCALSRKRHRT, from the coding sequence ATCTTACAGGTGAATCTAGTGATGTCCATCCTGCTGTATGTGATGGTCCTCGTGTACCTCTATGGTATCCAGGCAACCAACATGGACAGCAGTCGCCAGGGGCAACAGCAGCAGCCGAGTCCTGACCCCTTAAACTCCCTTATCATCCAGCTGCTTCAGGCTGACCTGACGAGGGGGAAGACCAGGGGGAACCAGAGCCAACAGGGGAGAAGCAGGGACACTGAGCCCCGGGAAATGCTGCCTCCTCTGCTCAGTGCAAACTTTCCCTTAGAGGAGCAGGGCGACGCGGAGCAGTGGGGCACGGGCGCTCGCAGCGGCGGGAGCAGCGACGGCGTAGCTGTCGACCAGCAGGTGATGCTGTTGAACTCTGACCTTCTCAGGCAGCACAAGCGGTACAACTCCCCTCGGGTGCTGCTGAGCGACCGGCTACCACTGCAGCCGCCGCCGCTGTACCTCGCGGACGATTACGTAAGCGGCGGATTGGACGGCGCAGCAGGAAACAAGACGCGAAAGAAGCGTTACGCTGAGCACAAGAGCTACCGTGGGGAATATTCTGTGTGCGACAGCGAGAGCCAGTGGGTGACGGATAAAACCCAAGCAGTGGACACCAGGGGGGACCCGGTCACAGTTCTGGGCAAAATTAAAACCAGTGCCACACAGGACATCAAACAGTACTTTTATGAGACACGCTGTCGGACCCCCAGGCCCTTCAAAGGTGGCTGCAGGGGCATCGATGACAAGAACTGGAACTCGCAGTGCAAGACGACGCAGACGTACGTTCGAGCACTGACGCAGGTTCGCAATTCAGTGGGCTGGAGATGGATACGCATAGACACTTCCTGCGTCTGCGCGTTGTCGAGAAAACGTCATAGGACGTGA